The proteins below are encoded in one region of Belonocnema kinseyi isolate 2016_QV_RU_SX_M_011 chromosome 1, B_treatae_v1, whole genome shotgun sequence:
- the LOC117183116 gene encoding transcriptional regulator ATRX homolog: MGIAPDTLDESKEKKEDLVKKNESGDESTEDSNQDGKRKKKIAENSPAKKFKSSSPKVETSENKEEKMEVDSAEIEPEPEHSKKNESNKESDDELEKEKSKKEKSPDNSDSESEKSAVSDIKKKENQTKKADSSGEENAVEEEKENEQGTEDEEESDSDKKKKKRIVKKTEMPKKKAESSEESDDVAKKSKAVKKGVSKEKVTPKKDESSEEGTGSESENRQKAKEVKKESSEEKEIPEVKESSESEEESDSAKKKKKPEVKKQVLKKKEVKNKKAESSEESESEEESDDADKKKSKAVKKGAGKKKEDSFSESEEESDSAKRKKKPEVKKRVLKKDESKAVKKGASKAKVTPKKAESSESEEESDFDKKKKKPEVKKKRVLKKKEVKNKKAESSEESDDAAEKSKADNSSESEEESDSAGKRKKPEVKKGVVARKKEVKNKRATSSEEEAGSESEEKSDSERKKTKKQVKKRSPVKPEIKKEKAKKEVKKRTPKKKEVKKEESSEEESENEDEKKVVEKSVNEKKGNKKEKVVSAGSSGDEDEKTKTVDKESGESDEEMEVESKKEVKKSSKEESKSKEKESEDEESSSGVESEPDEDKEDRKTKNKRSSNPDDDKKIAALKKYIKAAGLRIANYASFWKDCKSNKARRERMQEFLEKNGVHGRPTLEKCAKAKKKNQISAEINSLDQKNIISGERATRRSRTRKPETPSRSSRSSESPTPVDQGVFKRLKVLVDSDSD; this comes from the exons GCTGAAAATAGTCCggcaaagaaattcaaaagttccTCGCCAAAAGTCGAAACTTCGGAAAATAAGGAAGAGAAAATGGAAGTAGATTCGGCAGAAATTGAACCAGAACCCGAGCattcaaaaaagaatgaaagtaatAAAGAGAGCGATGATGAGTTAGAAAAAGAGAAGTCAAAGAAAGAAAAGTCGCCTGATAATAGCGATTCTGAATCTGAAAAATCGGCTGTGagtgacattaaaaaaaaggaaaatcaaaCTAAAAAGGCTGATTCTTCCGGCGAGGAAAATGCAGTTGAGGAAGAAAAGGAAAATGAGCAAGGAACTGAAGACGAGGAAGAGAGTGATTCTgataagaaaaagaagaagcGGATCGTGAAAAAGACGGAAATGCCGAAAAAAAAGGCTGAATCTTCGGAAGAAAGTGATGATGTCGCCAAAAAATCGAAAGCAGTGAAAAAAGGAGTGTCGAAGGAGAAAGTGACAccaaaaaaggatgaatcttcagaAGAAGGGACCGGAAGTGAAAGTGAGAACAGGCAGAAAGCAAAGGAAGTAAAAAAAGAATCGTCCGAGGAAAAGGAGATTCCAGAAGTCAAGGAGTCTTCTGAGAGTGAGGAAGAGAGCGATTCTGCCAAGAAAAAGAAGAAACCGGAAGTGAAGAAGCAGGTTTTGAAGAAGAaggaagtgaaaaataaaaaagcagaaTCCTCCGAAGAAAGTGAGAGTGAAGAAGAGAGTGATGATGCCGATAAAAAGAAATCAAAGGCAGTAAAAAAAGGTGCGGGCAAGAAAAAGGAAGATAGTTTTTCCGAAAGCGAGGAGGAGAGTGATTCTGCCAAGAGAAAGAAGAAACCGGAAGTGAAGAAGCGAGTTCTCAAGAAGGATGAATCGAAAGCGGTAAAAAAAGGAGCGTCCAAGGCGAAAGTGACGCCAAAAAAGGCTGAGTCTTCCGAAAGCGAGGAGGAGAGTGATTTcgataagaaaaagaagaagcCGGAAGTGAAGAAGAAGCGAGTGTTGAAGAAGAaggaagtgaaaaataaaaaggcTGAATCTTCCGAGGAAAGTGATGATGCAGCCGAGAAATCAAAAGCAGATAATTCATCGGAAAGTGAGGAGGAGAGCGATTCTGCTGGGAAAAGGAAGAAACCGGAAGTGAAAAAAGGAGTAGTTGCCAGGAAGAAGGAAGTGAAAAATAAAAGAGCTACATCTTCGGAAGAGGAGGCCGGAAGTGAGAGCGAGGAGAAGAGTGATTCCGAGAGGAAGAAGACAAAGAAGCAGGTGAAAAAGCGATCGCCTGTGAAAccggaaattaaaaaagagaaggcGAAGAAGGAGGTGAAAAAGCGAACGCCCAAGAAGAAGGAAGTTAAGAAGGAAGAGTCGTCGGAAGAGGAGAGCGAAAATGAGGACGAGAAAAAGGTGGTGGAAAAGTCGGTGAACGAGAAAAAGGGGAATAAAAAGGAGAAGGTTGTGTCGGCAGGCAGTAGTGGGGATGAGGATGAAAAAACCAAGACTGTGGATAAAGAGTCGGGCGAATCAGACGAGGAGATGGAGGTGGAAAGTAAGAAAGAAGTCAAGAAAAGCAGCAAAGAAGAAAGTAAAAGT AAGGAGAAAGAAAGCGAAGATGAAGAATCTTCTTCCGGAGTTGAAAGCGAGCCTGACGAAGATAAAGAGGATAGAAAGACGAAGAACAAGCGGAGTAGT AATCCTGACGATGACAAAAAGATAGCCGCTCTGAAAAAGTACATAAAGGCCGCTGGTTTGAGGATAGCCAATTACGCGAGTTTTTGGAAAGATTGCAAGTCGAATAAAGCGCGCAGAGAACGCATGCAGGAATTTCTCGAGAAGAATGGTGTTCATGGCCGACCAACTCTCGAGAAATGCGCTAAGGCCAAGAAGAAGAATCAAATTTCAGCCGAGATTAATTCTCTCGATCAGAAGAATATCATTTCTGGAg aacgCGCTACCCGTAGGAGTAGAACGCGCAAGCCGGAAACACCGTCTCGTTCATCCCGTTCTTCTGAATCGCCCACACCAGTGGATCAAGGCGTTTTCAAACGACTAAAAGTTCTTGTCGACAGCGATTCTGATTAG